The proteins below come from a single Nitrospiraceae bacterium genomic window:
- a CDS encoding PAS domain-containing protein, with translation MGTPIKPNSFKGKPAKPTKKKVPAKKTPPGNSGKISSKTLQSSPKPPTPLKKSPRSFKARKPQTAFPIVGIGASAGGLEAFEEFFTRMPSDSGLAFVVVPHQSPSHISLLPGLLQKCTTMPVMEVADGLVLKPDTVYLALAGKNLGLLNGRLQLMEPALQDRLPLPIDYFFRSLAEDQKHRAIGVILSGTGSDGALGLKAIKGESGMTMAQEPQSAKYTGMPQSAIATGIVDYVCSPTQMPEQILAYIRGPYLTPMASGPDEEKDVGPFLQKMFVLLRDRTGNDFSLYKTNTVRRRIERRMNVHQIESPKQYLRYLVENPHELDALFQEILIGVTSFFRDPAAFEILAHQGLPILLNSKSDGDLVRVWVPGCGTGEEAYSLAILLREYMADRKVRFHVQVFGTDLDAQAIEVARKAIYPAGIANDVTPKRLERFFIKEDSNYRVKKDIRDLVIFAQHNLLADPPFTKLDLLSCRNLLIYLEGRTQRRLFPLFHYALKDPGLLFLGSSETIGDFEEGLFETVDRKWKVYQRKAGATDRTSLEGLPVGGIKTERESLVGVDRSRRDPAPSIPAMVETMLLEQYAPACVFVNERGEVVYIHGRTGTYLEPAPGQPNLILLNMAREGLRYDLATALHEATIKGKEIVRQDVHVKTNGTFVSVDLAVKQIDEPEPLRGLYQVTFASKPEGPSGNLKGKKKASAKPAKRDVAPSPGILQELGYTKQRLQRTIEALQTSNEELKSTNEELQSTNEELQSTNEELETSKEELQSLNEELVTVNAELQGKIDELSATNDDLDNLLNSTQIATVFLDNDLNIKRFTPASKKIINLIATDVGRPLADIASKLSGERLIEDAQTVLRTLVFHEGEIQASGGAWYIIRILPYRTARNTIDGLVLTFLNITEVKKAEIAAREAQEFAESIIQTVRQPLMVLDGELRVVKANQALYHMFHLAPSEVEQQFLYQVGEGEWDIPALRRLLEEVLPQNSKFQDFRIEHAFPRVGQRSLVLNGRRLEQEPGKPRLIFLAMEDVTEERQNLNAG, from the coding sequence ATGGGTACTCCAATAAAGCCCAATTCATTCAAGGGGAAACCTGCAAAGCCAACTAAAAAAAAGGTTCCTGCAAAGAAGACCCCTCCTGGAAATTCGGGTAAAATTTCATCAAAAACCTTACAATCCAGTCCCAAGCCTCCAACCCCGCTTAAGAAAAGCCCTCGTTCATTCAAAGCCCGGAAACCCCAGACGGCCTTTCCGATAGTGGGAATCGGAGCCTCGGCCGGGGGACTTGAAGCCTTTGAGGAGTTCTTTACCCGGATGCCTTCCGATAGCGGATTGGCTTTTGTGGTGGTTCCCCACCAGTCTCCCAGCCATATCAGTTTGCTTCCTGGTCTTTTGCAAAAATGTACCACCATGCCGGTGATGGAGGTCGCAGATGGTTTAGTGTTGAAGCCCGATACGGTCTATCTGGCTCTGGCCGGAAAAAACCTGGGATTGCTCAACGGTCGGTTGCAATTAATGGAACCGGCCTTGCAAGACCGACTGCCCTTACCTATCGATTACTTTTTCCGTTCCCTGGCGGAAGATCAAAAGCATCGCGCCATTGGAGTTATTTTGTCCGGGACGGGGTCCGATGGCGCATTGGGTCTTAAAGCGATAAAAGGGGAATCGGGTATGACGATGGCCCAGGAGCCGCAGTCTGCCAAATATACCGGGATGCCACAAAGCGCTATCGCGACCGGAATCGTCGATTATGTCTGCTCTCCGACACAGATGCCCGAGCAAATTCTGGCCTATATCCGAGGTCCCTATCTGACGCCTATGGCATCGGGACCAGATGAAGAAAAAGATGTGGGACCGTTTTTACAGAAAATGTTTGTGCTCCTGCGTGATCGAACCGGCAATGACTTCTCCCTGTATAAAACGAATACGGTTCGCCGCCGTATCGAGCGACGGATGAATGTCCATCAGATTGAGAGTCCCAAGCAGTACCTGCGTTATTTAGTAGAAAATCCACACGAGTTGGATGCGCTGTTTCAGGAAATTCTCATCGGCGTCACGAGCTTTTTCCGGGATCCTGCAGCCTTCGAGATTCTGGCGCATCAGGGCCTCCCGATACTCCTGAATTCTAAATCGGATGGGGATCTCGTCCGGGTGTGGGTGCCCGGCTGCGGAACCGGCGAAGAAGCTTATTCGCTGGCCATCCTTCTTCGGGAATATATGGCGGACCGGAAGGTCCGGTTTCATGTTCAGGTATTTGGGACTGATTTGGACGCCCAGGCTATCGAGGTGGCTCGGAAAGCAATCTATCCGGCGGGGATCGCGAATGATGTAACTCCGAAACGGTTGGAGCGGTTTTTCATAAAAGAAGACAGTAATTACCGTGTCAAGAAAGACATTCGGGATCTCGTGATCTTTGCACAGCACAATCTGCTGGCCGATCCTCCGTTCACGAAGCTGGATCTCCTTTCCTGCCGCAATCTGCTTATCTACTTAGAGGGGCGAACGCAGCGGCGCCTGTTTCCGCTCTTTCATTACGCGTTGAAAGACCCAGGCCTGCTGTTTCTGGGGTCTTCAGAAACGATTGGGGATTTTGAGGAAGGGCTCTTCGAGACCGTCGATCGAAAGTGGAAAGTCTATCAGCGCAAAGCCGGAGCGACTGATCGAACCAGCCTTGAGGGGCTCCCGGTCGGCGGAATCAAAACGGAACGCGAGAGTCTGGTTGGTGTGGACCGTTCACGACGCGATCCGGCCCCTTCCATCCCTGCCATGGTCGAAACGATGTTGTTGGAGCAATATGCTCCGGCCTGTGTCTTCGTCAATGAACGAGGGGAGGTTGTCTATATCCATGGACGGACCGGCACCTATTTAGAACCGGCGCCGGGGCAGCCGAACCTTATCCTGCTGAACATGGCCAGGGAAGGGTTACGTTATGATCTGGCGACTGCCCTGCATGAAGCAACGATCAAGGGTAAGGAAATCGTGCGACAGGATGTTCACGTGAAAACCAATGGGACCTTTGTGTCGGTGGATCTGGCGGTCAAGCAAATTGATGAGCCGGAACCCTTGCGAGGGCTCTATCAAGTGACCTTTGCTTCCAAGCCGGAAGGGCCTTCCGGTAACCTAAAGGGGAAAAAGAAAGCTTCCGCTAAACCCGCTAAACGCGATGTTGCGCCATCACCAGGCATCCTTCAAGAATTGGGCTATACGAAACAACGGTTGCAACGCACCATTGAAGCCCTGCAAACCTCGAATGAAGAGCTGAAATCCACCAATGAGGAACTCCAGTCCACCAACGAGGAATTACAAAGCACCAATGAAGAACTGGAGACGTCCAAAGAGGAACTGCAATCATTGAATGAAGAACTGGTGACGGTCAATGCCGAATTACAAGGCAAAATCGACGAACTGTCCGCGACAAACGATGATTTGGATAATCTGCTCAACAGCACCCAAATTGCTACGGTCTTTTTGGATAATGATCTGAACATCAAACGGTTTACGCCGGCGTCCAAAAAGATCATCAATCTCATTGCCACCGATGTCGGCCGGCCACTGGCGGATATTGCCTCGAAATTAAGTGGCGAACGGCTGATCGAAGACGCTCAAACAGTTCTTCGCACGCTCGTGTTTCACGAAGGGGAGATTCAAGCCAGCGGTGGGGCATGGTATATCATCAGAATTCTTCCCTACCGGACTGCCAGGAATACCATTGATGGTTTAGTCCTCACTTTTCTCAATATCACCGAAGTCAAAAAAGCAGAAATCGCCGCACGAGAGGCCCAGGAGTTTGCCGAAAGCATTATTCAGACTGTCCGTCAACCGCTGATGGTCTTAGATGGGGAATTACGAGTCGTGAAAGCCAATCAGGCCCTTTACCACATGTTCCATCTTGCCCCATCAGAGGTGGAACAGCAATTTTTGTATCAGGTGGGGGAAGGGGAGTGGGATATTCCCGCATTGCGCCGATTACTCGAGGAGGTTCTCCCCCAAAACAGCAAATTTCAAGACTTTCGCATCGAGCATGCGTTTCCACGTGTCGGGCAACGGTCTTTGGTCTTAAATGGACGCCGTCTCGAACAGGAGCCTGGTAAGCCGCGACTGATTTTTCTGGCCATGGAAGATGTCACGGAGGAACGGCAGAATCTGAATGCCGGATAA
- a CDS encoding superoxide dismutase family protein: protein MKSSCLFGGFVACLAMVGFGHSDADAKRLFNKGVEKAAAEIAGCTDSAIQGRATLKERFTEEGIKEVEVSMFVKGLSDGKHAVHIHEAAACTPCSAAKGHHDPGAIDLYSGNPNAPDSPHFNHPFHMGDLVNIEVRNGIGVMHTTTNRITLSEGRLSIFDEGAGDDAGSAFIIHTNPDLYCDLVGEDELVAGCAGGPRDACGIIEPVTRPDRHDR, encoded by the coding sequence ATGAAGTCTTCATGCCTGTTCGGGGGGTTCGTTGCCTGCCTTGCGATGGTGGGATTCGGTCACTCAGACGCGGATGCCAAGAGGCTTTTCAACAAGGGGGTCGAGAAGGCCGCGGCCGAAATCGCTGGTTGTACCGATTCCGCTATCCAGGGAAGAGCGACCCTGAAAGAACGTTTCACTGAAGAAGGCATTAAGGAAGTGGAAGTTTCGATGTTTGTGAAGGGATTGTCGGATGGCAAACATGCGGTCCATATCCATGAAGCCGCGGCATGTACACCATGCAGCGCGGCCAAAGGCCATCATGATCCAGGAGCCATTGACCTCTACAGCGGCAACCCCAACGCACCGGACAGCCCTCATTTCAATCACCCGTTTCATATGGGAGACCTTGTGAATATTGAAGTCCGCAACGGGATAGGTGTCATGCATACCACCACGAACCGTATTACCCTCTCAGAGGGGCGCCTCAGTATTTTTGATGAGGGTGCGGGAGACGATGCGGGCAGTGCCTTCATCATCCACACCAACCCCGACCTCTATTGTGACCTGGTGGGCGAGGATGAATTGGTTGCGGGCTGTGCAGGTGGCCCCCGGGATGCCTGCGGCATCATCGAACCGGTCACTCGCCCTGATCGGCATGATCGCTAA
- a CDS encoding cytochrome c — MGMSSGWAQEQDVIAGGRQLFQKFCVSCHGTQAKGDGPLSESLKPKPANLTRLSANHGGTFPFWHAYRTIDGRDHIPSHGTRDMPVFGIWFRIPDDEVSIETEWADQVRGRIWQLLSYLESIQEP; from the coding sequence ATGGGAATGAGTTCGGGATGGGCTCAGGAGCAGGATGTCATAGCCGGAGGGAGGCAGCTCTTTCAAAAATTCTGCGTATCCTGTCATGGAACCCAGGCCAAGGGGGACGGTCCTCTATCTGAATCTTTAAAGCCCAAGCCGGCAAATCTGACCAGGTTATCAGCCAATCATGGTGGGACATTCCCCTTTTGGCATGCGTACCGCACGATCGATGGGCGCGATCACATTCCAAGTCATGGCACGCGTGATATGCCGGTGTTTGGAATATGGTTCCGGATACCGGATGATGAAGTCTCGATTGAAACAGAGTGGGCCGACCAAGTGCGAGGGCGGATCTGGCAACTGTTGTCGTACCTGGAATCTATTCAGGAGCCATAA
- a CDS encoding cytochrome c, with protein sequence MHHPHQYLGFLSLILIMAWPILAFSQEVPGNPQNGKILFEKHCANCHGEKGAGDGPDTQFLLVQPANFHSLESRSKTDWELMNVITFGAVFSPMHGWSERLTEDERWDVLRYIRFLAPFNPIAKLHPSTERQG encoded by the coding sequence ATGCATCACCCACACCAATACCTTGGGTTTCTCAGTTTGATCCTCATCATGGCCTGGCCCATTCTGGCGTTCAGTCAGGAAGTTCCAGGCAACCCTCAGAATGGGAAAATCCTGTTTGAAAAGCATTGCGCGAATTGTCATGGAGAAAAAGGGGCCGGTGATGGGCCGGACACCCAATTCCTGTTGGTACAGCCCGCGAATTTTCACTCGTTGGAATCCCGATCAAAAACCGATTGGGAATTAATGAATGTGATCACCTTTGGAGCCGTCTTTTCTCCTATGCATGGGTGGTCAGAGCGTCTGACGGAAGATGAGCGCTGGGATGTCTTGCGATATATCAGATTCCTTGCTCCCTTTAATCCCATCGCCAAACTTCATCCTTCCACAGAGAGGCAGGGATAA
- a CDS encoding dodecin domain-containing protein, with protein MLKVIEVLAESDKSWEDAASYAVTKAAKSVHGIKSIYIKDMEAKVENNKITKYRINANISFLLD; from the coding sequence ATGTTAAAAGTGATCGAAGTGTTAGCAGAATCAGACAAGAGTTGGGAGGATGCGGCTTCGTACGCCGTGACCAAAGCAGCCAAAAGCGTGCATGGCATTAAATCGATTTACATTAAGGACATGGAAGCCAAAGTGGAAAACAACAAGATCACCAAATATCGCATTAACGCCAACATATCTTTTCTGCTGGATTAG